From Epinephelus lanceolatus isolate andai-2023 chromosome 5, ASM4190304v1, whole genome shotgun sequence, the proteins below share one genomic window:
- the LOC117261768 gene encoding transcription factor 12-like — protein MYCAHPVSGAGNNSLMYCYNMKPVYGQSPTNDDINQNPSSHPSTKAHNNVFASTFFEGTSNSPDIWNAVNGLNQQGYEGALGAATTHQTQPGSYSGLQPPPHSHLDYSPHSVMAADMNRGLPPMSTFHRNNTASRTSSINTSENSTVSGSKGHVSGGSQTGDTLGKALASIYSPDHTSSSFPSSSSTPVRSPSPLPSAAEPAGTNMWPRSSVQAPVSPHYESSLISLSQVEDRLDRLDDVIHVLRNHAVGPTAGLPTDIHGLLNQNLHGHLGSASTLPLTCHTPAMVEAVNMNNNHFQNRTQNGHPYPARQRATLQPMQSGGGLGVQSNLELKVESGEREEMMHTNHSHSSDSQRSDEESEHKTHGENSTGNSIHEDGDEDLSPEQKAERERDRRMANNARERLRVRDINEAFKELGHMCQLHLKSEKPQTKLLVLHQAVAVILSLEQQVRERNLNPKAACLRRREEEKASAVMTDPQSMHLAFHPSLTDPGNPMGHL, from the exons ATGTACTGTGCTCACCCTGTCTCTGGAGCAGGCAACAACTCATTGATGTATTGCTACAACATGAAACCA GTTTATGGGCAGTCTCCCACTAATGACGACATCAACCAGAACCCATCTTCACATCCGTCCACCAAGGCCCACAACAATGTGTTCGCAAGCACCTTCTTTG AAGGGACGAGCAATTCACCTGACATCTGGAATGCTGTAAACGGACTGAACCAGCAGGGCTATGAAGGTGCACTGGGAGCAGCTACAACCCACCAAACACAGCCGGGGAGCTACAGCGGCCTGCAGCCGCCACCACACTCTCACCTG GACTACTCTCCACATTCAGTGATGGCTGCTGACATGAACAGGGGACTCCCACCAATGTCCACTTTTCACCGCAACAACACAGCATCACGCACTTCGTCTATCAACACCTCAGAGAATTCAACAG tctcAGGGAGTAAAGGACATGTGTCAGGAGGGTCACAGACAGGCGACACCTTGGGCAAAGCTCTGGCCTCT ATTTATTCCCCCGAtcacaccagcagcagcttccCCTCCAGCTCGTCCACACCGGTGAGGTCTCCGTCCCCGCTGCCGAGTGCAGCTGAACCTGCAG GTACAAACATGTGGCCCCGGAGTTCAGTTCAGGCACCAGTCTCACCACACTATGAGTCTTCACTTATATCACTG TCTCAGGTGGAGGACCGACTGGACAGATTGGACGATGTGATCCACGTCCTGAGGAACCACGCTGTGGGCCCCACGGCCGGCCTGCCCACCGACATCCACGGCCTGCTGAACCAGAACCTCCACGGCCACCTGGGATCTGCCAGCACTCTGCCACTCACCTGTCACACTCCAGCCATG GTTGAAGCTGTGAACATGAACAACAACCACTTCCAGAACCGCACACAGAACGGCCACCCATACCCAGCCAGACAGAGGGCCACGCTCCAGCCCATGCAAAGTGGAG GAGGTCTGGGAGTTCAGAGTAATCTGGAGCTGAAGGTGGAAAGCGGCGAAAGGGAGGAGATGATGCACACCAATCACAGTCACAGCTCTGACAGCCAGAGATCAGACGAGGAGAGCGAACACAAAACACATGGAGAAAACAGCACAGGGAACAG TATCCATGAGGATGGGGATGAGGATCTGAGCCCGGAGCAGAAGGCCGAACGTGAGCGCGACAGGAGGATGGCCAACAACGCCCGTGAACGTCTGCGTGTGCGGGACATCAACGAGGCCTTCAAGGAGTTGGGTCACATGTGTCAGCTGCACCTGAAGAGCGAGAAGCCGCAGACCAAGCTGCTGGTGCTGCACCAGGCCGTGGCCGTGATCCTCAGCCTGGAGCAACAAGTCAGAG AGAGGAACCTGAACCCGAAGGCAGCGTGTCTGcgaaggagagaggaagagaaggcgTCTGCAGTCATGACGGATCCACAGTCCATGCATCTCGCTTTCCATCCCAGTCTGACAGACCCAGGAAACCCCATGGGCCACCTCTGA